A region of the Longimicrobiales bacterium genome:
CGGCATCCCTGAAGCCGGCAAACAGGCGCCGATCCGGGTCCGTGTCCGGAGCGGCGGCCTCATTGCGCTCCGGATGCCACTGGACGCCGAGCACCCAGGATCGGGACTCGTGTTCGATCGCTTCGACGAGGCCGTCCTCGGCGCGAGCCACGACGCGCAGGTCGCGGCCCAGCTCCTTCACCGCCTGGTGGTGGAACGAGTTGATCCTGAGCTCGTCCACGCCTACGGTGCGATACAGCAGTGAGTCCTTCTGGACGGAAGCCGCGTGCGTACGCTGGCTCCACGGCGCGAGCTGCTGGTGCAGCAGATGGCCGGGGCGCTGGGTATCGATGTCCTGGTATAGCGATCCGCCGAAGTGGACGTTGAGCACCTGGCAGCCGCGGCAGATCCCGAAGATGGGCATGTCCTGGCGGAGCGCGCAGTCGAGCGCGCTGAATTCCATGGCATCGCGTTCGGGCAGTGTAGCGCCGAGTGCGGGACTAGGTTTCTCACCATAGCGCGACGGTTCGACATCCTCGCCTCCGCTGAGCACGAGGCCGCAGCAGGCGTCGAGCAGAGAAGCGATCGCGGCCGGTGAGTGGCTCGGGGTGATGAGCACCGGCGCGAGACCGATCTGCTCGAGAGCGTGGATGTAGCTGGTGTAGAGGAAGACTGCAGGACGGCTGTGGTCACCGGCGGCGGCCTCGAGGGTGGTCGTGAGTGCAACCCTTATCGCGCCGCGTTCCCTCTCGTTGTCGCCATCCGTCCTCGTCACGCATCCTCCCGGTTCAGTTATCCGCCGCGTGGCCCAGCAGCTCGAGGGCGCGCACGGGATCCAGATTTCCGCCGGACAGGACCGCTGCAACCTGCGCGCCGCGCGGATCGAATGCGCGCGACAGCAACGCGGCGACCGTGGCGGCGCCGGAGAACTCGACGACGAGCTTGCTGTCGCCGAGCAGACGCCGGGTCGCGTTCAGGATGGCGGTATCATCCACGAGCACGATGTCGTCGACGTACTCGCGCGCGTGTGCAAACGTCAGGTCGCCGGGCCGCACGGGCATGAGCCCGTCCGCAATCGTACGCGCCGGTGGGATCGTGACCGGCTCACCGGCAGCCAGCGAAAGCTTCATGGCATTCGCGCTCTCCGGCTCCACACCGATCACGCGGATGTCGGGCCGCGTCTGTTTCACATATGCCGCGATTCCACTGATGAGGCCGCCGCCGCCGATCGGGACCAGGATCACTTCGACATCCGGCCAGTCCTCCAGAATCTCGATTGCCGTAGTGCCCTGGCCGGCAATGATGTTCATGTCATCGAACGCCGGCACGATCGTCAGCCCCTGCTCCGCCGCGATCGACTCCGCACGCTTCTGTCGCTCGATCGAGGTGGTCCCCTCGAGCACCACCTCGGCGCCGAGCCGCCGCGCACCCTCGCGCTTCACTTCCGGCGATGTAGTCGGCATCACCACGACTGCGCGGACGCCGAACAACCGCGCGGCCAGAGCGACGCCCTGTGCATGGTTCCCGGACGAGTACGCGATCACGCCGCGCGCGCGATCCTCCTCGCTCAACCGCGCGACGGCGGTATACGCGCCACGGATCTTGAACGCGCCCGCCCGCTGCAGATTCTCGCACTTGAGCCGGACCTGTGTGCCGATCTCATCGCTGAGCCAGTGCGCACGCAGGAGGGGCGTTCGCTCCGCCACGCCCGCCAGCAGGCGGTGTGCGTCCTCTATGGAACTGCGGCCGACCAGACCGCTGACGTCCACCGTGCCCGGCTCAGTCGACACGGTCTTCCTCGTCCTCCGCACCATCGGTCGCATCGGTGCCGGAGAGGTCTTCCTCATCGAAGCGTGACGCGTCGTCTTCGATCGACAGCCCCTCGATGTCAGCGGTGATGTCCGAGTCCGGATCGCCGATGTCGTCTTCGTCGACAATGGCCCGCGCATCGGTCGGATCGCCCTCGTCGAGTGTGACGGGCTGCTCCGCCGCATCCGTGCCGTTCTCGCTGTCATCCTCCGGTACCACGCGTGCGACATCCATCAGCACGTCGCCTGCGTCGAGGGCCATGACGCGCACGCCCTGCGTGGCGCGGCCGATCACGCGGATCTCCGCGACGCGCTGCCGTGTCACGATGCCGTGGCGGGAGATGAGCATCAGCTCGTCGTCCGGCTGAACGCCCTTGATCGCGACGATCTTGCCCGTCTGCTCATTGATCCGGAAGTTGATGACGCCCATGCCGCCACGGGACTGGAAGCGGTAGTCATCGATCGCCGTCCGCTTGCCGCGGCCGCGCTCCGTGACAATGAGCAGTGTCGCGGTGTCACGTACATCCTCCCGGATCACGACCATGCCGACGACGGCATCATTCGCCCGCAGACGGATACCGCGCACACCCGTCGCAACACGGCCCATCTCGCGCACGTCCGATTCGTGGAAGCGAATGGCCATGCCCTCGTATGTCGCCAGGATGACCTCGTCGTTGCCGCCCGTGATCTGCACGTCGATGAGCTCGTCATCCTCCGTGATGTTGATCGCGTTGACGCCCTTCACACGCACGTGCCGGTATGCGCTCAGCGCGGTCTTCTTCACCACGCCCTTACGCGAAGCGAACAGCAGGAAACGGTCGTCGCGGAACTCGCGCACCGGCACGATCGAGGCGATGCGTTCGTCGGGGTCCAGCGCGAGCAGGTTCACGATCGGCTTGCCGCGCGACGCGCGGCTCGCCTCCGGTATCTCGTGCACCTTGAGCCAGTAACAGTGACCGCGTGCAGTGAAGATCATGAGGTAGTCGTGCGTCTGCGCGGTGTACAGGTGTTCGACCCAGTCCTCTTCCTTCGTCGATGCGCCCGTGAGGCCGCGTCCGCCGCGCTTCTGCGCGCGGTAGGTGTCCAGCGGCAGCCGCTTGATATAGCCGCCGTGTGACACTGTGATCACCATCTCCTCGTCGGCGAGCAGGTCCTCGAGCGACATGGTCACCATGTTCGTCAGCTCGGTGCGACGGTCATCGCCGTACGTGGCCGCGATCTCGGTGAGCTCGTCCTTGATGATCTGCATGCGACGCCCGCGGTTGGCGAGGATCTCGCGCAGGTCCGCGATCTGGGCGCGGACATCGGTGAGCTCCGCTTCCAGCTTGTCGATCTCCAGGCCCGTGAGCCGGCCGAGCCGCATGTCGAGGATCGCCTTCGCCTGCCGCTCCGACAGCCCGAAACGCTCCTGCAGCGCCGCGTTCGCCGACTCGGTATCCGTGGATGCGCGGATGAGCGCCACGACCTCGTCGATGTTGTCG
Encoded here:
- a CDS encoding gamma-glutamyl-gamma-aminobutyrate hydrolase family protein, which codes for MTRTDGDNERERGAIRVALTTTLEAAAGDHSRPAVFLYTSYIHALEQIGLAPVLITPSHSPAAIASLLDACCGLVLSGGEDVEPSRYGEKPSPALGATLPERDAMEFSALDCALRQDMPIFGICRGCQVLNVHFGGSLYQDIDTQRPGHLLHQQLAPWSQRTHAASVQKDSLLYRTVGVDELRINSFHHQAVKELGRDLRVVARAEDGLVEAIEHESRSWVLGVQWHPERNEAAAPDTDPDRRLFAGFRDAVSRYSAEGARQTAGV
- a CDS encoding threonine/serine dehydratase, which translates into the protein MSTEPGTVDVSGLVGRSSIEDAHRLLAGVAERTPLLRAHWLSDEIGTQVRLKCENLQRAGAFKIRGAYTAVARLSEEDRARGVIAYSSGNHAQGVALAARLFGVRAVVVMPTTSPEVKREGARRLGAEVVLEGTTSIERQKRAESIAAEQGLTIVPAFDDMNIIAGQGTTAIEILEDWPDVEVILVPIGGGGLISGIAAYVKQTRPDIRVIGVEPESANAMKLSLAAGEPVTIPPARTIADGLMPVRPGDLTFAHAREYVDDIVLVDDTAILNATRRLLGDSKLVVEFSGAATVAALLSRAFDPRGAQVAAVLSGGNLDPVRALELLGHAADN
- the gyrA gene encoding DNA gyrase subunit A, giving the protein MSSTPPENTEKVLPRLIETEMRDSFLSYSMSVIVQRALPDVRDGLKPVHRRILYAMQEAGLSAGRAYRKSATVVGDVLGKYHPHGDSSVYEAMVRMVQDFSLRYPLVDGQGNFGSIDGDNAAAYRYTEARLARLAGELLADIDKNTVDTTPNFDDRLQEPKVLPAKFPNLLVNGSSGIAVGMATNIPPHNLREVVNACVHFVDHEDATVQDLMQHIQGPDFPTGGYICGREGVHEAYTTGRGRVVMRAKALIEEPDNAKPRIIVTEIPFMVNKSRMIEQIAGLVREKKLSEITDLRDESDRDGIRVVIELRRDAIPQIVLNQLYKHTQLQSTFGVIMLALVNGVPKIMDLREMIQHFVEHRHQVVIRRSQFDLDHALDREHILEGLKIAVDNIDEVVALIRASTDTESANAALQERFGLSERQAKAILDMRLGRLTGLEIDKLEAELTDVRAQIADLREILANRGRRMQIIKDELTEIAATYGDDRRTELTNMVTMSLEDLLADEEMVITVSHGGYIKRLPLDTYRAQKRGGRGLTGASTKEEDWVEHLYTAQTHDYLMIFTARGHCYWLKVHEIPEASRASRGKPIVNLLALDPDERIASIVPVREFRDDRFLLFASRKGVVKKTALSAYRHVRVKGVNAINITEDDELIDVQITGGNDEVILATYEGMAIRFHESDVREMGRVATGVRGIRLRANDAVVGMVVIREDVRDTATLLIVTERGRGKRTAIDDYRFQSRGGMGVINFRINEQTGKIVAIKGVQPDDELMLISRHGIVTRQRVAEIRVIGRATQGVRVMALDAGDVLMDVARVVPEDDSENGTDAAEQPVTLDEGDPTDARAIVDEDDIGDPDSDITADIEGLSIEDDASRFDEEDLSGTDATDGAEDEEDRVD